From a region of the Helianthus annuus cultivar XRQ/B chromosome 5, HanXRQr2.0-SUNRISE, whole genome shotgun sequence genome:
- the LOC118492404 gene encoding uncharacterized protein LOC118492404: MHSKINFFNGLYQQADRTRASGCQDLDVMKVALKEFKERFPSGFQHLEAWEVVRKHEKWAQVPLMGEEGEGSAPKRKPVDVDFSIPDMNEDPSPQRPQRRDKRQATSSEGSSAELAAQFKVYTAMKEAKHAVELEAIEMRKKRDSEARELISAQLETMKNYNFDRDMKTFLKPHDDVPPSMLPIILARKREIANKYGWPCDF, encoded by the exons atgcattcgaaaataaactttttcaacggcctataccaacaagcg gatcgcacacgagcAAGTGGATGTCAAGATCTCGACGTGATGAAAGTcgcgttaaaagaatttaaagaaaGATTTCCAAGCGGTTTTCAACACCTCGAggcgtgggaggtcgttcgaaaacaCGAGAAATGGGCACAAGTGCCATTGATGGGCGAGGAAGGTGAAGGTTCGGCACCtaaaagaaagcccgttgacgtAGACTTTTCAATCCCGGATATGAACGAAGATCCCTCGCCACAAAGAccacaacggcgagacaagcgtcaagctacatcgtccgagggaagctcggccgagttggcggcacaattcaaagtgtacaccgccatgaaagaagcgaagcatgcggtagaattggaggcgatcgaaatgaggaaaaaaagagattcggaggctcgcgagctcatatcggCACAACTcgagacgatgaaaaactacaatttcgatcgagatatgaaaaccttccttaagccgcacgacgatgttccgccaagtatgttgccaatcatcctcgcccgaaagcgagaaatcgctaacaagtacgggtggccatgcgatttctag
- the LOC110942042 gene encoding transcription factor bHLH123, producing the protein MADSWWDSRTRPCLNNSVSVTSMNLFQETTDSTTTTATCSGGRGGDGGLLESSPNLQMMELGLSSQPISHSLDWNQALYHGDQRNDHHQSGYQTLIQEDHGLSSNTSRFQENQWKSHKMYSGSPSEFKQINVRGARLDEHARYNDENRLNPGFQPMDDHSYGSNSTLIQSLFGSDSNTSVQQDSSYDQNQGISYSYPPSYGGMTVSGGGGGEEYALPPPQQEFSTNSSPSKVQGNIAAQLHFSNNARFWNVSASNFFPLQMQSASSTIEDKPKNPISEMVKKSNTKSSSTKRPRNENPPMPPLKVKMGDRITALQQLVSPFGKTDTASVLSEAIVYIKFLHEQVNVLSTPYMNNVAIMQQQKQISDKPSDGSRQDLRSRGLCLVPISSTFPVTNETPVDFWTPSFGGTFR; encoded by the exons ATGGCAGATAGCTGGTGGGATTCAAGAACAAGACCTTGTTTGAATAATTCAGTTTCTGTCACCTCCATGAATCTTTTCCAAGAAACCACTGATAGCACCACCACAACCGCCACTTGCAGTGGCGGTCGTGGCGGAGATGGTGGGTTGTTGGAAAGCAGCCCCAACTTACAGATGATGGAACTAGGTCTTTCATCACAACCAATATCTCATTCGTTGGATTGGAATCAAGCTTTATA CCATGGAGATCAAAGAAATGATCATCATCAAAGTGGTTACCAAACCCTAATTCAAGAAGATCATGGTTTGAGCTCAAACACAAGCCGTTTTCAAGAAAACCAATGGAAATCACATAAAATGTATTCCGGATCACCTTCTGAATTCAAGCAAATAAACGTTAGAGGAGCGCGACTTGATGAGCATGCACGATACAACGATGAAAACCGATTAAATCCAGGCTTCCAACCTATGGATGATCATTCTTATGGAAGTAATTCTACACTGATACAAAGTCTATTTGGTTCGGATAGCAACACAAGTGTACAACAAGATTCTAGTTATGATCAAAACCAAGGAATAAGTTATTCCTATCCACCCAGTTACGGTGGCATGACCGTATCTGGTGGTGGCGGGGGAGAAGAGTACGCTCTCCCGCCACCACAACAAGAATTCTCAACGAATTCTTCACCATCGAAAGTGCAGGGGAACATTGCCGCACAACTGCACTTTTCCAACAACGCGCGATTTTGGAATGTGTCGGCATCAAACTTTTTTCCATTGCAAATGCAATCAGCTTCATCAACCATTGAAGATAAACCAAAG AATCCCATATCTGAAATGGTGAAAAAGAGCAACACCAAGTCATCATCAACCAAAAGACCAAGAAATGAGAACCCACCAATGCCGCCTTTAAAG GTGAAGATGGGGGACAGAATCACTGCACTCCAACAATTAGTTTCCCCTTTCGGAAAA ACCGATACAGCATCCGTGTTGTCCGAGGCTATCGTATACATCAAGTTTCTCCATGAACAAGTTAAT GTTTTAAGCACTCCATACATGAACAATGTTGCAATCATGCAACAACAAAAACAG ATTTCGGATAAACCATCGGATGGATCGCGACAAGATCTAAGAAGTCGAGGACTATGTTTGGTACCGATATCAAGCACATTTCCGGTGACAAACGAAACTCCAGTTGATTTCTGGACACCGTCTTTTGGAGGAACTTTCAGATAG